In the Prochlorococcus marinus str. MIT 9312 genome, AAGTGCAAGCCTAGCATTTCTATGAGGATCATAGTGAATAGCAGCAACTTTAGCATTAATGTTCCTTTTATCTCTTCTGAAGTCAACTAATCTGTATTGTCTTTTGTGACCACCTCCACGATGACGACAAGTAATAACTCCACGATTATTTCTGCCTTTAACTCTATGTTTTGACACTATTAGTGATCTCTCTGGTTTAGCACTTGTTATTTCACTAAAGTCAGTAACTACTCTCTGTCTAGTGCCAGGTGTATAAGGTTTAAATTTACGAATTGCCATGATTAAACTCCTTAAGATTCTGGAAATAGTTGGATTTTGTCTCCTTCAGCAAGACGAACAATTGCCTTCTTGACCTGAGAACGTTTACCGGAAAATTTGCCCACTCTTCTTGTTCTCCTAGGAGGATTCATAGTGTTAACTCCTATGACTTTAACACTGAACAAGGCTTCAATAGCAGCTTTAATTTGTGGCTTTGCCGCTCTATGATCGACTTCAAAAGTATATTGGTTAAGATCTAGTGCGTTTGTAGCTTTTTCAGTAATAACTGGCTTTCTTATTACATCTGCTAAACGAGAATCAAATAATTTACTCATGATGCATAAACCTCCTTAATTTTATTTATTGCTGATTGACCAATGACCAACTTATTAGCGTTGAGAATATCAAATACATTTAGTTGATCGGCGGCTATTAATTTTACTTTTTCAATATTATTTATGGATTTTTTTATTACCTCAGAGGGACTATCAAGAATAACCAAAACTTTTTCAGTTTTTTGTATTCCTAATCGAGTAAGGCCATTGATAATGTCACTTGTTTTAGGTTGCTTTAGGGTAGATCCAAAATCTTCAACAGCCTTCACATCAGATATTCTTGACATAAGTGCTGTTCTTAGAGCTAACCTCCGTTCCTTTCGATTCATATCAAGATTGTAAGAACGCGGTTTAGGGCCAAAAATAATTCCACCACCAGGTCTTAAGGGGGTTCTTATTGAACCTTGACGAGCTCTTCCTGTACCTTTCTGTTTATATGGCTTTCTACCACCACCTCTTACTTCAGATCTTGTCAAAGTTGATGCAGTGCCTTGTCTTTTATTTGCTAATTGCCTAAGAACTGCTCTATGGATTAAGTCTGCTGAAGAAGTTTCCTTAGCAACTGTTAAGTCAAGTTTAACTTCGCCGGATTTTTTTCCATCCCACTTAAGAGTTTCTATTGTTGTCATGATTTTTGACCTCCTTTTTTACCTACAACATTATTTGGCTTAATGTTGACAATTGAGCCAGGCTTACCTGGAACAGAACCCTTTATCACTAGCAAGTTTTTCTGATCATCAATTTTTAGAACTAACAAACCTTTTGTAGTTATCTGTTTACCTCCATATCTTCCTGCCATTCTTTTCCCAGGATAAATTCTGCCCGGGGTTGTTCCTGCTCCTGTAGAACCTGGAGCTCTATGATTTTTTGAGCCATGACTCATAGGACCTCTGCTAAAACCATGCCTTTTCTGGTAACCAGCAAAACCTCTACCCATAGATTTGCCACTAATATCAACTTTTTGGCCGACCTCAAAGTTTTTTACTGTTATTTGATTTCCAATTTCATAAGATGTAGTTTCTTCAACCCTATATTCTTTTAAGTGCTTTAAAAGTTCTTCACCTGACTTCAATAAATGTCCCTTTTCAGGTTTATTTATATGCTTGTCTTTAGACAATCCATATCCTATCTGAACGGCGGAATAACCATCCAAAGTGGTAGTTTTCAATTGAGTGACACGGCATGGACCAGCTTCTATAAGCGTAACTGGTACAGCATTACCTTTGTCATCGAAAAGTTGGGACATACCCAATTTCTTTCCTAAAATTCCTATAGACATAAGACTAAATTAGGCTAGCTCGTAATGATTTTTAAATTACCTAAAACCTTCAGTTATTAAGGTGAAGTTAATAAAAAAACAATTAATAAGGTTGAGACTTATCTAAAAAATATAGATAGTTTCTCTTGGGATAAACCCACCTGAATTTTCTAACGAAACGCTAAAAAATGTGAAATTTTACAGAGGCTCGGCTAGCTTGCGAGCTTAAAAATTCACTGAGTTACAATTGTACATCATCAAGTACCATAAAATAAAATAAAATAGAAATAAAGGAAATTTTTATGCCATTACTTCTCACAGGGAAACAGTTTCATAACGATTTAAAAACTAACAAATGTCTTGCAATCTTTGCTCCTCTTGAAGGAGGTTATGAAACTCGTCTTTTGAGGAGAATGAGGGCCAAGGGCTTTAAAACTTTTATAACCTCCGCAAGAGGGCTTGGAGATCCAGAAGTCTTCTTGCTCAAATTGCATGGCGTGAGACCTCCGCACCTTGGTCATCAAAGCGTAGGAAGAAATGGAGCGCTCGGGGAAGTTCAACAAGTAATCCCACAAGCTTCTGAGTTATTTAATGAAAATGATAAAAATAAATTACTTTGGTTATTAGAAGGTCAAGTATTGTCTCAGTCTGAATTAGAGAGCTTAATAGAGATTTGCACTAATGATAATAAACTATCAATAGTTGTTGAAATGGGAGGTTCAAGAAAACTTGAATGGAAGCCATTAAGTAATTATATTTTAGATGAATTTGAAAGTTAAATTGTTTGACTACAACCAAGAATAAAAAAGATAAATGGATTAAATTAATTTGTGGTGCCAGTAATGAAGATATTGTTGCCATAGAAGATTTATGTGCAATTTATACTGCTGCTGGTGTCGACTACATAGATGTTGCCGCAGAAGAATCTATAGTCCATGCAGCAAAAAAAGGAATCGAGTGGGCAAAAAATGTCTTTAAAAACTCCCCTGGATTAATGATAAGCATTAGTGATGGTAATGATATACACTTTCGTAAAGCAAAATTTGATTCGTTAAAATGTCCTCCTAATTGTCCAAGACCGTGCGAAAAAGTATGCCCCACCTTTGCAATTGATAATTCTGGGATCAAAAAGAGTAAATGTTATGGATGTGGAAGATGTTTGAATAGCTGTCCCCTAAATCTAATTAGTGAATATGAATATAATTTGTCAAAAGATGATTTAGCATCAACAATTCAAAAAATAAAGCCTAATGCAGTAGAAATTCATACAGCAATCAATCGCCTAAATTCTTTTACAAAAGTTGTCAATATCCTTAAAAGTTCTGAAATGAAGTTAGACAAGATATCTATCAGTTGTGGATTAAATCAATCTTTCAAAAAATCACAAGAGCCCGAAGATCTTTTGAAAGCTCTTTGGGAAAGATATGAAATTCTTAAAAAACTTGATATACCCCTTATTTGGCAGCTAGATGGAAGGCCAATGTCTGGAGATCTTGCTCCTATAACAAGTAGAGATGCTGTTAAGTTATTTGAAAAAATTGGTTCGGATCTTCCACCAGGATTAATTCAATTAGCAGGAGGAACAAATGAAAAAACTCATGAATTTTTGAATTCAAACAATCTCCCAGACGGAATAGCATTTGGAAGTGCTGCAAGAAAAATTATGCAGCCCCTTATTGAATTTGCTCACAAAAATAACAAAAAAATCTATGAGTATCCTGAAAGAATGGCTTTAGCGATCAAAAAAGCTCAGAAATTTCTAGAGCCATGGAAATCGAGCTCATTCAAATAATATTTTTATTTTTCAAAACTAGCGCCATGTTTATAAAAACTTTGTATTTTTTGGATAGAAAAAAATCTTTTCATGTATTAAAATAGAAATTCAATGGGCCGTCGCCAAGTGGTAAGGCATCGGGTTTTGGTCTCGACATTCCTAGGTTCGAATCCTAGCGGCCCAGTTCTAATATTCAATTGGTGTCTTCTCAAAAAATATTTCTATTTGATTTCGATGGAGTAATAGTCGATGGAATGCAAGAATATTGGCATAGTTCCTTGCTGGCCTGTGAAAGATATTTGAATTCACCCTACATCTCTATTGATCAAAAACTTTATGAAAAAGTACCAAATTCTTTCAAAGAAATTAGGCCTTGGGTTAAATATGGTTGGGAAATGATTCTAATTGTTCACGAAATTATAAAAACAGAAAATCCATTAAAAAATGATAATAAAGATGATTTCATGAATAATTATCATCAAAATTGCCAGAGGATATTAAATGAAAATTCCTGGATTGCCGAAGATTTACAAAAAATGTTAGATAAGTCACGCAAGTACCAAATTGATAAAGATTTTAAATCGTGGGTAAATTTACATAATCCTTTTTTTGAAATTATAAATTTCATGAAAGAATTAAGGAAAAGAGAAATAAAAATTGGAGTTATAACAACTAAGAGTAAAATATTTGCAGAAAAAATTCTTAAACAATTAAATATTTTTCCAGAATTTATTTTTGGTTATGAATCAGGAACAAAAATCAAAATAACTGAAAAGCTTACACAAACTTATGAAATTTTAGGTTTCATAGAAGATAGAAAAAAAACTCTAATAGATATTAAACAAAATTCAGAAACTTCTCACATTCCATGCTTCCTCGCAGATTGGGGATATTTGAAAGGAACAGATAGAGATACTTTAAGTAATGAAATCAAATTATTAAAATTAGGCAACCTTGAGGAATTAGTTGCATTTAAAAGATAATCGGCTAGAGTACAGATGTACTATGGTTTGTATTTATGAAGTTTGGTTTAAATAAAAATTTCCAAATTTAGAATAATTACAAGAACTTTAACCGATAAATCAAACAATGAGCCTTGAAGAAAAGAAAAAACCCGAATCAAAAGAAAAAGACAAGGCTTTAAGTCTTGTCTTAGGTCAAATAGAAAGAAATTTTGGACGAGGATCAATAATGAGACTTGGTGACGCCTCAAGAATGAAAGTAGAAACAATATCTACTGGAGCGCTCACCTTAGATTTAGCATTAGGAGGGGGCTACCCAAAAGGAAGAGTAGTAGAAGTTTACGGACCAGAAAGTTCAGGAAAAACAACATTAACGCTTCACGCGATTGCGGAAGTCCAAAAGAATGGAGGAGTAGCTGCATTTGTAGATGCTGAGCATGCACTCGATCCAGTTTATGCAGCCTCTTTAGGAGTTGATGTTGAAAATTTGTTAGTTTCACAACCAGATACAGGTGAAATGGCTCTGGAAATAGTTGACCAACTTATAAGATCGAGTGCAGTAGATCTTGTAGTTGTTGACTCGGTCGCAGCACTAACCCCAAGAGCCGAGATAGAAGGAGAGATGGGAGATCACGTAATTGGCAGCCAAGCAAGGCTAATGAGCCAAGCGATGAGGAAAATAACAGGAAATATTGGGAAATCTGGATGTACGGTAATATTCCTGAATCAATTACGCCTAAAAATTGGCGTTACATACGGCAATCCAGAAACAACCACAGGAGGTAATGCATTAAAATTTTACGCCTCAGTGAGACTTGATATCAGAAGAATTCAAACTCTTAAAAGAGGTACTGAAGAATATGGCATAAGAGCAAAAGTAAAAGTAGCAAAAAATAAAGTTGCACCACCATTTAGAATTGCAGAGTTTGATATTCTCTTCGGAAAAGGTATTAGTACAACAGGATGTTTATTAGATTTAGCAGAAGAGACTAATATCATCATAAGGAGAGGTGCTTGGTATAGTTATGAAGGAGAAAATATTGGACAAGGAAGAGATAATACAATTATTTGGCTTGATCAAAACTTAGAAATCAGGAATAAAGTAGAATCTATGGTTAAAGAGAAATTAACAGAAGGAACTGAAGTCAGTTCTAATTCAATGAAAGCATTAAATAGCAATCCTGCTAATACAATCGCTGTTAATGATATAAAAACAGTAGCTTAGATTTATAAAGAATCAGCTAAAGTCCACCACCCAGCAGCAGGGCCTATAAATCTCACTACAATCCATAAGATTACTAACCCTCCGATCCCAAACCAACTTGCCTTAATACTTAATTTAATTAGGTTATCTCTTTGATTGATTGTAAAGGGCAGCCATTCAAATAATCTTGGAGACTCATCAATTTTAGTTGTAGTATTATTTTTTTTTGGAGGTAAACCAAGTGTTTTACGTCTTTTTGCTTCTCCCATATTTCTTTAGGTATTTACAAAATCATAACCTACTCAAAAGGTAGCATATAGTTAATTTGTTTTGAGGGTTGAATGTTTTTCAAAAGTAATCTTCCCCAGTTTCTTTTATTTGCTCTTCCATCTAAGATTATTAACTTACCTGAATTTCTTCTTAAAGGTGAAATAGATCTTTCAAGTTTTATTCTGGCTTGAGGAAGAAAGAAGTCTCTAAACCAATCTTGAGAAAGCTTATTTTTATGAGAGACTGTAATTGCATTAATAGGTTCTGACATATTCGGAATCGGAAGTAAAGGAATGATAATTTGTTCTGGAATTTGAATTAAATAAGAATTAATTATCCACCAGTCAAAACTAGAGCAAAGGATTTCATTTTTACCAGATGGAATTGTCTCTAGCAATACCCTCTTCCCGTACTTAGAAGCTAATTCTGTAGCAAGATTAGTTTTTAAATCAATATCATCAGACAAAACTAACGTTAAACCCTTTCTAAAAAGTATTAACTTTTTGCATTTATCCACGATTGAATTGGTAAAAAGAGGATTATTAGGAAG is a window encoding:
- the ndhN gene encoding NAD(P)H-quinone oxidoreductase subunit N encodes the protein MPLLLTGKQFHNDLKTNKCLAIFAPLEGGYETRLLRRMRAKGFKTFITSARGLGDPEVFLLKLHGVRPPHLGHQSVGRNGALGEVQQVIPQASELFNENDKNKLLWLLEGQVLSQSELESLIEICTNDNKLSIVVEMGGSRKLEWKPLSNYILDEFES
- a CDS encoding LdpA C-terminal domain-containing domain, which gives rise to MTTTKNKKDKWIKLICGASNEDIVAIEDLCAIYTAAGVDYIDVAAEESIVHAAKKGIEWAKNVFKNSPGLMISISDGNDIHFRKAKFDSLKCPPNCPRPCEKVCPTFAIDNSGIKKSKCYGCGRCLNSCPLNLISEYEYNLSKDDLASTIQKIKPNAVEIHTAINRLNSFTKVVNILKSSEMKLDKISISCGLNQSFKKSQEPEDLLKALWERYEILKKLDIPLIWQLDGRPMSGDLAPITSRDAVKLFEKIGSDLPPGLIQLAGGTNEKTHEFLNSNNLPDGIAFGSAARKIMQPLIEFAHKNNKKIYEYPERMALAIKKAQKFLEPWKSSSFK
- the rplD gene encoding 50S ribosomal protein L4 — its product is MTTIETLKWDGKKSGEVKLDLTVAKETSSADLIHRAVLRQLANKRQGTASTLTRSEVRGGGRKPYKQKGTGRARQGSIRTPLRPGGGIIFGPKPRSYNLDMNRKERRLALRTALMSRISDVKAVEDFGSTLKQPKTSDIINGLTRLGIQKTEKVLVILDSPSEVIKKSINNIEKVKLIAADQLNVFDILNANKLVIGQSAINKIKEVYAS
- a CDS encoding 50S ribosomal protein L23, which codes for MSKLFDSRLADVIRKPVITEKATNALDLNQYTFEVDHRAAKPQIKAAIEALFSVKVIGVNTMNPPRRTRRVGKFSGKRSQVKKAIVRLAEGDKIQLFPES
- the recA gene encoding recombinase RecA, whose product is MSLEEKKKPESKEKDKALSLVLGQIERNFGRGSIMRLGDASRMKVETISTGALTLDLALGGGYPKGRVVEVYGPESSGKTTLTLHAIAEVQKNGGVAAFVDAEHALDPVYAASLGVDVENLLVSQPDTGEMALEIVDQLIRSSAVDLVVVDSVAALTPRAEIEGEMGDHVIGSQARLMSQAMRKITGNIGKSGCTVIFLNQLRLKIGVTYGNPETTTGGNALKFYASVRLDIRRIQTLKRGTEEYGIRAKVKVAKNKVAPPFRIAEFDILFGKGISTTGCLLDLAEETNIIIRRGAWYSYEGENIGQGRDNTIIWLDQNLEIRNKVESMVKEKLTEGTEVSSNSMKALNSNPANTIAVNDIKTVA
- a CDS encoding HAD family hydrolase; this translates as MSSQKIFLFDFDGVIVDGMQEYWHSSLLACERYLNSPYISIDQKLYEKVPNSFKEIRPWVKYGWEMILIVHEIIKTENPLKNDNKDDFMNNYHQNCQRILNENSWIAEDLQKMLDKSRKYQIDKDFKSWVNLHNPFFEIINFMKELRKREIKIGVITTKSKIFAEKILKQLNIFPEFIFGYESGTKIKITEKLTQTYEILGFIEDRKKTLIDIKQNSETSHIPCFLADWGYLKGTDRDTLSNEIKLLKLGNLEELVAFKR
- a CDS encoding DUF2839 domain-containing protein, with the translated sequence MGEAKRRKTLGLPPKKNNTTTKIDESPRLFEWLPFTINQRDNLIKLSIKASWFGIGGLVILWIVVRFIGPAAGWWTLADSL
- the rplC gene encoding 50S ribosomal protein L3; the encoded protein is MSIGILGKKLGMSQLFDDKGNAVPVTLIEAGPCRVTQLKTTTLDGYSAVQIGYGLSKDKHINKPEKGHLLKSGEELLKHLKEYRVEETTSYEIGNQITVKNFEVGQKVDISGKSMGRGFAGYQKRHGFSRGPMSHGSKNHRAPGSTGAGTTPGRIYPGKRMAGRYGGKQITTKGLLVLKIDDQKNLLVIKGSVPGKPGSIVNIKPNNVVGKKGGQKS